ACGTCGAGATCGGCGACGCCGTCAGCTCCATCCTCGTCCTCGGCTCCACCGCCACCCTCGTCATGACCATCGGCGACACCAACCAGGTCTACGTTCAGGGCAAGGTCGACGAGTCCGACATCGGCAAGGTCTACATGGGCCAGGCCGCCCGCATCAAAGTAGAGTCCTTCAAGGACAAGACCTTTCTCGGCAAAGTCACCAAGATCGCACCCCTCGGCGTAGAGAAGGATAACGTCACCACCTTTGAGGTCCGCGTCTCAATCGACAACCCCGGCGGCGAACTCAAAGCCAACATGACCGCGAACGCGGAGATCCTCCTCGAAGAGCACAAAAACGTCCTCACTGTACCCGAGCAGGCCGTTCTCTACGACAAAGACCGCAACGCCTCCGTCGAAGTCCCTGACCCCAAACAGAAGACCGGCCGCAGAAAGATCGACATCAAGGCCGGCATCTCCAACGGCACCAAAACCGAGATCCTCGCCGGCCTCAACCCCGGCGACACCGTCATCCTTCAGCAATAACCTGCTAGGCCAGTGGCAACAATAAAGTCCGCCAGATCGAGCGCACAAAGATCGCAACCCGACGAGCTAACATCTAAACCGCAGTTACCCAGAGTCGAAAAGTCGAAAAAAGGAACGCCATGAAGATAACAGTCTTCGCCTCCACCGCCGCAATGCTCACTCTCGCTGCAGCCACAGCCTTCGCCGCCGACGGCAACTTCGAGCGCACCCTCAGCGCCGGCAGCTCTCCCAACGTTTCAGTCTCCACTGGCTCCGGCCAGATCCGTCTTCATCCTGGCTCTGGAGATCAGGTCCACATCGTCGCGCACCTTCACTCCAGCCACGGTTGGATGAGTGGCGGCTCCGACACCGACAGCCGCATCCAGCAAATTATCAGCAACCCGCCCATCGTCCAGAGCGGCAACGACATCACTATCGGCGAACGTCACAACAACGACCTCTTCCGCAACATCTCCATCGACTACGACATCACCCTCCCCCACGCCTCCACCATCAACTCCACCACTGGCTCCGGCGATATTGAAATTCAGGACGTTGGCGCCTCCGTCAAAGCACAAAGCGGCTCCGGAAACGTCCACGTCCACGGCGTTCAGGGCATGACCACACTCGGTACCGGCTCCGGCGACATCGAACTACAACAGACCGGCCCCGGCGACGTCAAGGCTGAGACCGGCTCTGGCAACATCCAGCTCCACGGCCTCTCCGGAGCACTCAAAGCCAGCACCGGCTCCGGCGACATCACCGCCGAAGGCCAGCCCACCAGCGACTGGAAGCTCTCCACCGGCAGCGGCAACGTTCATCTCTCCGTCGGCAACGCTCACTTCAACCTCGACGCCGACACCGGCTCCGGAAACATCAGCGTCGCTCAGCCCATGACAATGCAGGGCAGCCTCAACCGTCACCACGTCAGCGCGGTCGTAGGCGGCGGTGGCCCCACGCTCCGCATCGGCACCGGCTCCGGCGACATCCAGATCAAGTAGTCCTTCCCCCAAAACAAAAGACGGTGGCCGCGAACACAACCACAGCCACCGTCTTTTTTAGAGCAAAGTAGCAGTAGGCGTAGAGTGTGCCGTGCCCCTTTTTTTTGTCATTCCCGAAGGGAATCTGCGGTTGCCTTCCTCCACACCAACAGCAAATCCGCTCTGATGCAATCGCGCCATCGTTTACCCTTAACCAATGCTTCTCGCAGCCCCTCCCCGCCTCATCGTCTTCGATCTCGACGGCACCCTCATCGACTCGCGCGTCGATCTCTGCAACTCCGTCAACGCCACCCTCGCCCATCTCGGCAAACCCACCCTCCCTGAAGCCGTCATCTCCGGCTACATCGGCGACGGAGCCTCCATGCTCGTCCGCCGCGCCATCGGCGATCCCGAAGGCGACATCACCGACGAGCAATACGTAACCAAAGCGCTTACATTCTTCCTCGACTACTACCGCATCCACAAACTCGACTACACCTACGTCTACCCCGGCGTCCTCGAAGCTCTCGAAGCCCTCCGCGCCACACACCCCGAGCTCCTGATGGCCGTCCTCACCAACAAACCCGTCCACCCCTCCCGCGACATCTGCGATCACTTCGGCCTCTCCCGCTTCTTCTTTCAGAACTACGGCGGCAACAGCTTCCACACCAAGAAGCCCGACCCCCACGGCCTCGAAGCCCTCATCTCCGAAGCCTCCACCCTCTCCGGCCACACCATCACCCCCGCCGAAACCATCATGGTCGGCGACACCGACATCGACGTCCTCACCGCCCGCAACTGTGGCGCCCGCAGCATCGGCTGCACCTTCGGCCTCAAGCCCCACTCCCTCGAAGATGCCCCGCCCGATCACCTCGCGCACGCCCCCGCCGACTGGCTCTCCTTCGTCCTCGCAAATTCTTAGCAAACCTTTTGACGCCCTCCCCGCGGCTTGCTACCCTCAACACCACGCATGGCCGCTACGCCCAACCCGCTCGCCACCACCTGCTGCATCATCGGCGGCGGTCCCGCAGGCATCATGCTGGGCTTTCTCCTCGCCCGCGCCGGCGTGCAGGTCACAATCCTCGAAAAACACAACGACTTCTTCCGCGACTTCCGCGGAGACACCATCCACCCCTCCACGCTCGATCTCCTGGATGAACTAGGCCTGCTCGAAAAGTTCCTCACCATCCCACACTCTCAGGTCGCAGCACTCTCCGCCACCATCGGCGGACAGCGCTTCCCCATCGCCGACTTCTCCCACGTCCCTGCCCGCTGCAAGTTCATCGCCCTCATGCCGCAGTGGGACTTCCTCAACTTTCTCTCGAGCGAAGCCATCCATCTGCGCACCTTCACTCTGCGCATGGGCTGGGAAGCCACCGGCCTCATCCAGCAAAACGACGCGACCATCGGTGTCCGCGCCAACACACCCGACGGCCCAGCCGAAATTCCAGCTACCCTCACCGTCGGCTGCGACGGCCGCCACGCCATCTCCCGCGATGCCGGCCAGCTGCAGCTCCAGGATGTCGGCGTCCCAGTCGACGTCCTCTGGCTCAAGCTCGCACGCCAACCCTCCGACCCCGAAAACGCACTCGGCTACATCAACTACGGCCGACTGATCATCCTCATCAACCGCAACGACTACTTCCAGGTCGGCTACATTATCGCCAAAGGCACCTTCCCCGCCATCCAGCAGGAAGGTCTACCCGCCTTCCAACAAAGCATCGAACGCATCGTGCCCTTCCTCGCCGGCCGCACCGCCGAGATCGACTCCTGGGACAAAGTCAAGCTGCTCACCATCCAGGTCAACCGCCTCCTCGAGTGGTCCTCCCCCGGCCTCCTCTGCATCGGTGACGCGGCCCACGCCATGTCTCCCGTCGGAGGCATCGGCATCAACATCGCCATCCAGGACGCCGTCGCCGCAGCCAACATCCTCACCGAAGCTCTACTCTCCAACACCCTCAGCCCGCACAATCTGGCCCAGGTGCAGCACTATCGCGCAAACGCAGTTCGCAACACTCAGCGCGTGCAAGTCTTCGCTCACCGCATACTCAACCGAGTCCTCCGCAACCCCGGACCCATCCACCCACCTCTCGCTCTCCGCATCCTCACCAGCATCCCGGGCTTCCAAAATCTCCCAGCCCGCTTCGTCGGAGTAGGACTACAACCACAGCACATCAAAAACTTCTAGAGCAAAGTAGCAGTTGGCGTAGAGTCTGCCGTGCCCTTTTGTTTGTCATTCCCGAAGGGAATCTGCGGTTGCCTTCCTCCACACCAACAGCAAATCGGCTCTAGCCCTACTCAAACCCACGATTCCAGCTCGAAATCACACGCGTCTCCCGCTCCCACCCCATCACACTCACACTGCCTGTCCCCAGCGCCAGCAAACTCCCACCCGTAGCAGCCAACCCAATCCACCGCGCTGCCAGAATTCGCAAAATATGGGCATGCGCAAACAGCGCCACCTTCCCTCCCTGCGGAGCGGCCGCCAGCGCACGCGCAATCACTCCATCCGCGCGTTCCCCAACATGCTCCACCGTCTCACCGCCAACAATCTCGTTCTTCCACACCGACCATCCCGGAATCTCCGCCTGAATCTCCTTCGTCGTCTTGCCCTCATACACGCCGTAGTCCCACTCCTTCAACCCGTTCTCCACCACCGCCCGATCTCCAAACCCCGCAATCGCACAGGTCTCCCGCGCCCGCTGCATCGGGCTCTCAAACACAGCATCGAATTTCGTGCCCCTCAAGTAATCTCTTAGCTCCTCCGCCCGCTTTCGCCCATGGTCGGTCAGCGGAATATCCGTCCGGCTCGTATGCGCCCCACTCAAACTCCACTCCGTCTCCCCGTGCCGCACCAGCCACAACTCAGTTCCCACACTCATCCCAACCTCCTTGAGTCAAAAAATGCCGTCATCTCGACCGTAGGCGGCGCACTTGCCGCCGAAGTGGAGAGACCCCCGCATTTCGCCTTTCTCTTTGTTGTTGCTACTCTCACTCTTCGCAACTAACCCTCTCAATAAACTATCCTATAGAGATGGACTTCCAGCTCTCGACCACCTACAAGCCCCAGGGCGACCAGCCCCGCGCCATCGCCGAGCTCATCTCCGGCATCCACGCCGGAGAAAAAGATCAAGTCCTGCTCGGTGTCACCGGCTCCGGAAAAACCTTCACCATGGCCAAGGTCATCGAAGAGCTGCAACGCCCCGCCCTCATCCTCGCTCACAACAAAACCCTCGCCGCCCAGCTCTATCACGAGTTCAAAACCTTCTTCCCCAACAACGCTGTCGAGTACTTCGTCTCCTACTACGACTACTACCAACCCGAAGCCTACATCCCCGCCGGCGATCTCTTCATTGAGAAGGAGTCAACCATCAATGAAGAGTTGGATAAACTTCGCCTCGCCGCCACCCGCAGCCTCTTCGAACGCCGCGACGCCATCATCGTCTCCTCGGTCTCCTGCATCTACGGCCTCGGCTCGCCCGAAGCCTACTACGGCATGTTGATGCTCCTAGAAAAGGGCCAGAAGATTAAGCGCGAAGACATCACCCGCCGCCTCGTCGAAATCCTCTACGAGCGCAACGACGTAGACTTCCGCCGAGGCACCTTCCGCGTCCGCGGCGACATCATCGAGGTCTACCCAACCTATGACGAAAACGCATACCGTATAGAGCTCTTCGGCGACGAAATCGATTCACTCTCCCAGATCGACCCCCTCTTCGGCACCATCCGGCAAAAATACTCCCGCCTGCCCATCTACCCCAAATCCCACTACGTCGTTCAACCCGAGCGCAAGACCACCGCCGTCAACTCCATCATCGAAGAGATGGAGTGGTGGGAAAAGGAATTGGAAAACCAAGGCCGCCTGGTCGAATCCCAGCGCATCCACCAGCGCACCCGCTTCGACCTCGAGATGATCAAATCCGTCGGCTTCTGCCACGGCATCGAAAACTACTCCCGCCACTTCTCCGCCCGTCTCCCCGGCGAGCCGCCGCCCACACTCCTCGACTACTTCCCCCAGGACTATCTCCTCTTCATCGACGAGTCCCACGTCACCGTCCCCCAACTCCACGGCATGTGGCACGGCGACCGCAGCCGCAAACAGAACCTCGTCGACTACGGCTTCCGTCTCCCCAGCGCAATGGACAATCGCCCCCTCCGCTTCGAGGAGTTCGAGTCCCGCACCGGCCAGATCATCTACGTCTCCGCCACCCCCGGCCCCTACGAGCTCACAAAATCCGCCGGCGTAGTCGTCGAACAGATCATCCGCCCCACCGGCCTCATCGATCCTCAGGTCGAAATCCGTCCCATCAAAGGCCAGATCGACGACCTCCTCGCCGAGATCCGCGACCGCACCGCAAAAAACCAACGCGTCCTCGTCACCACCCTCACCAAGCGAATGTCCGAAGATCTCGCCAGCTACTACACCGAAGTCGGCGTCCGCTGCCGCTACATGCACTCCGAGATCGAAACCCTCGAACGCATCAAGCTCCTCCGCGACCTCCGCAAAGGCGAGTACGACGTCCTCATCGGCATCAACCTCCTACGCGAAGGCCTCGACCTTCCGGAGGTCTCCCTCGTCGCCATCCTGGATGCCGACAAAGAAGGCTTTCTCCGCTCGCAAGGCTCTCTCATCCAAACCATCGGCCGCGCCGCGCGCCACGTCGAAGGCCGCGCCATCCTCTACGCCGACAAGATGACCGACTCCATGCAGCGCGCCATCAACGAGACCGACCGCCGGCGCGAAAAGCAAGTCGCCTACAACGAAGAAAACGGCATCACCCCCGCAAGCATCATCCGCCCAATAGAGATGGGCCTCGCCGGCATCCTCAAAGCCGACTACGCCGACCTCACCGACGAAGCCGAAGGCATGCCCGACTTCTCCACCCAACAAGAGCTCGACACCTACATCGGCAAACTAGAATCCGACATGCGAGAAGCCGCCAAAAAATTCGAATTCGAAAAAGCCGCCAAGCTCCGCGACACAGTAAAAGAACTCCGCACCAAAGAGTTCCTCTTCAGCTAAGGTGAACATGAGCCGTTAAGTTCAGGATGTCAGGCGGCCCAGGACGCTCAAGGATTAAATATCTATGGCTATTACTCTTCAAGATGGACAAGAAAGCCCTTCAAGCTTGTCTGAACGAATACTTATATATTGCAATGAAGTTCAGATGTTGATTGATGAGGGCGTGGAACATCCACGGTATGAGTTTAAAAGGACACTAACTATAACCCGCGAGAATCTAAACGATCGACTCGATTTTGTTAAGTTAGTTCAAGGCTTAGCGAACGCAGACCTTCCCGAAGAAAAATTCATAATCATCGGAGGAGATCCTAAGGAAAGAAAGTTCTATTCTGTGTCGAATGGCGAGGAATTCGACGAAGCTGCACTTTCCTCTGTTCTAGCGAAATACTTGGATCCACTTCCAAGAATGCAAGTATTTAATAATTTGCAAACCGCAAATGGAAGCATATTCGTTCTCATCGTTCTTGATGCGATTCAGGCTCGGCCAATCCTAATCAAAACTGAAGGTCAACGTAGCGACGGAAAAGCGAGATTACAAGTCGGAGAAATTTGGATCAAGAAAAACACATCCCTCAAGCTTGCAAGCCGCATTGACATCGATCAGATGTACAAGCAAAAAATCGAGGAAGAGGCTGAGGATCGCGCTAGGAAGCGCTTTCGTCAATATAGTGAATTGGCAGGAAGTGCAATAAGTAATGTAAATCCTCGTGCCCGTTTGCCCGTCCGCGAGATGCTTGTCGAGCCTGAGGGAACGTTCCGGCGATTTGTCGAAGAGCTTATAGTTGAAAATGATGGCCCTAGATTTCGTATGCTTCTGGAGATCATCCGCGAAGCCTTGATCGAGGGTTGGGATCGACTCGACTTACTTTCTGGCTCAAAACCGCAAAGTGAAGAGGCCGCTGAGATAGAGATTTTCTTTCGAGACCAATTCTTGCCCTCTCTTCGCTCACTGGTAGTGTTGGGGCTTTTGCTGATCAAATACGGTTGTGATTTTGAATGGCTGAACCTTTCGGTTGATGTACTTCTTGAAACATTCGAGACTAGCAAAAATCTTCAGCCATTGAAGGCAGTTGCAATCGCACGAGAATCAACGTCTCTTCAGTGGTGGCGACCAGGTTTTGAAGTATTTCTTGGCTTCAGATGCCTTGCGGCGTATGCCGTAGCGAGGAATCGATTGGCATATTTGGGTGCACTTCTGCCACGCTTCGCTGAACGGATGGATTTTCATGGGAGGCAGGAGCTAAGTACCCCGATGTTATTTTGGCCAATTCCTTCTGTGTTTGAAAAAGGAGAGCTTGATAAAGGTCGGAGCACTTTTTATTGGCAAGAGAGGATATCGAGTTCATGGGGCCACTACTTTGGCAACTATGATCGGTTTATAAATGCCTCGTGCCAGCTGGAATTCATAATTGAATTCAACTCTTTCTTAGGAGTGAACGCCATTCACAATGCCGTTCTTAAACGATGGCTCGAACAAAATGCTGCAAAGCGATCTTTTTTATACAACCCCGATTTCTTCGCATACTCATTGCACTTGACAGTTCCCATGGCCGAACAGTTCTGCGATTTCATCGCGACACGCGATATATTCCCCACAAATCTTACTGTAGAACAGGGTCTTTTCAATTCTGCATTCCAAGGAAAGACACCCGACCAACGACTCGTCATCTTGGGCCAATTTCTAGATAGTCTCCAACAATACCAGCGTCAATCTTATGTCCCCACACACTTTCATTTTGTCTCTGTCTACAGTTGGGAGGGGCGGCTGGCAGATCTAGTGATGAAATACAAAAACGCTGAACCTCCTTCGGCTACCAAATGACGAAAACAGGTGCGGATAGGATGCAAGCTAAAAAACATTGGCACTCAAAAATATGAACGCCCGCCTACAAGCCCATCACCTCCCTAAGGTCCTCCCAAGAACCTTCTACTCCCGCTCCCCCGAGATCGTCGCGAAAGCCCTCCTCGGCAAGATCCTCATCCGCGACCTCCAAGGCAAGCGCCTTACCGCCCGCATCACCGAAGTCGAAGCCTACCTCGGCCTCATCGACCCGGCATCACACGCATCGCGCGGTCTCACTCCCAGCAACG
This Tunturibacter gelidoferens DNA region includes the following protein-coding sequences:
- a CDS encoding DUF4097 family beta strand repeat-containing protein, encoding MKITVFASTAAMLTLAAATAFAADGNFERTLSAGSSPNVSVSTGSGQIRLHPGSGDQVHIVAHLHSSHGWMSGGSDTDSRIQQIISNPPIVQSGNDITIGERHNNDLFRNISIDYDITLPHASTINSTTGSGDIEIQDVGASVKAQSGSGNVHVHGVQGMTTLGTGSGDIELQQTGPGDVKAETGSGNIQLHGLSGALKASTGSGDITAEGQPTSDWKLSTGSGNVHLSVGNAHFNLDADTGSGNISVAQPMTMQGSLNRHHVSAVVGGGGPTLRIGTGSGDIQIK
- a CDS encoding HAD family hydrolase; its protein translation is MLLAAPPRLIVFDLDGTLIDSRVDLCNSVNATLAHLGKPTLPEAVISGYIGDGASMLVRRAIGDPEGDITDEQYVTKALTFFLDYYRIHKLDYTYVYPGVLEALEALRATHPELLMAVLTNKPVHPSRDICDHFGLSRFFFQNYGGNSFHTKKPDPHGLEALISEASTLSGHTITPAETIMVGDTDIDVLTARNCGARSIGCTFGLKPHSLEDAPPDHLAHAPADWLSFVLANS
- a CDS encoding FAD-dependent oxidoreductase yields the protein MAATPNPLATTCCIIGGGPAGIMLGFLLARAGVQVTILEKHNDFFRDFRGDTIHPSTLDLLDELGLLEKFLTIPHSQVAALSATIGGQRFPIADFSHVPARCKFIALMPQWDFLNFLSSEAIHLRTFTLRMGWEATGLIQQNDATIGVRANTPDGPAEIPATLTVGCDGRHAISRDAGQLQLQDVGVPVDVLWLKLARQPSDPENALGYINYGRLIILINRNDYFQVGYIIAKGTFPAIQQEGLPAFQQSIERIVPFLAGRTAEIDSWDKVKLLTIQVNRLLEWSSPGLLCIGDAAHAMSPVGGIGINIAIQDAVAAANILTEALLSNTLSPHNLAQVQHYRANAVRNTQRVQVFAHRILNRVLRNPGPIHPPLALRILTSIPGFQNLPARFVGVGLQPQHIKNF
- a CDS encoding histidine phosphatase family protein; its protein translation is MSVGTELWLVRHGETEWSLSGAHTSRTDIPLTDHGRKRAEELRDYLRGTKFDAVFESPMQRARETCAIAGFGDRAVVENGLKEWDYGVYEGKTTKEIQAEIPGWSVWKNEIVGGETVEHVGERADGVIARALAAAPQGGKVALFAHAHILRILAARWIGLAATGGSLLALGTGSVSVMGWERETRVISSWNRGFE
- the uvrB gene encoding excinuclease ABC subunit UvrB encodes the protein MDFQLSTTYKPQGDQPRAIAELISGIHAGEKDQVLLGVTGSGKTFTMAKVIEELQRPALILAHNKTLAAQLYHEFKTFFPNNAVEYFVSYYDYYQPEAYIPAGDLFIEKESTINEELDKLRLAATRSLFERRDAIIVSSVSCIYGLGSPEAYYGMLMLLEKGQKIKREDITRRLVEILYERNDVDFRRGTFRVRGDIIEVYPTYDENAYRIELFGDEIDSLSQIDPLFGTIRQKYSRLPIYPKSHYVVQPERKTTAVNSIIEEMEWWEKELENQGRLVESQRIHQRTRFDLEMIKSVGFCHGIENYSRHFSARLPGEPPPTLLDYFPQDYLLFIDESHVTVPQLHGMWHGDRSRKQNLVDYGFRLPSAMDNRPLRFEEFESRTGQIIYVSATPGPYELTKSAGVVVEQIIRPTGLIDPQVEIRPIKGQIDDLLAEIRDRTAKNQRVLVTTLTKRMSEDLASYYTEVGVRCRYMHSEIETLERIKLLRDLRKGEYDVLIGINLLREGLDLPEVSLVAILDADKEGFLRSQGSLIQTIGRAARHVEGRAILYADKMTDSMQRAINETDRRREKQVAYNEENGITPASIIRPIEMGLAGILKADYADLTDEAEGMPDFSTQQELDTYIGKLESDMREAAKKFEFEKAAKLRDTVKELRTKEFLFS